In a genomic window of Streptomyces katrae:
- a CDS encoding DUF2530 domain-containing protein translates to MAKWTPTHEAPEPLEGPVVATITGGTILWFAMFVVQLPFYGWFADHELLWWLWTCAAGGGLGLIGIWYVRGRDAAIKRHAAQEAAARAEDGQQAGPAGQAGPGA, encoded by the coding sequence ATGGCGAAGTGGACCCCTACGCACGAGGCGCCCGAACCCCTGGAGGGGCCGGTTGTCGCCACCATCACCGGCGGGACGATCCTCTGGTTCGCCATGTTCGTCGTCCAGCTGCCCTTCTACGGGTGGTTCGCCGACCACGAGCTGTTGTGGTGGCTGTGGACCTGCGCGGCCGGCGGCGGGCTCGGCCTGATCGGCATCTGGTACGTCCGCGGCCGCGACGCCGCGATCAAGAGGCACGCGGCGCAGGAGGCGGCGGCCCGGGCCGAGGACGGGCAGCAGGCCGGACCGGCCGGCCAGGCGGGCCCCGGGGCGTAG
- a CDS encoding NCS2 family permease, with protein sequence MTTSAPPAAPTGGIDRFFKISERGSTVAREVRGGFATFFAMAYIIVLNPIILGSAKDMYGHQLDGGQLVTATVLTAAFSTLLMGVIGNVPIALAAGLGVNTVVALQLAPRMSWPDAMGMVVLAGFVVMLLVATGLRERVMNAVPTGLRKGIAIGIGLFIMLIGLVDSGFVTRIPDAAHTTVPLQLGGNGHLHGWPVLIFVVGVLLTIALLIRKTPGAILISIVAMTVVAVAVQLVADLPDLAWGLTVPQWPGNPVAAPDFGLVGQVSLFGGFGKVGVLTGILFVFTVLLSCFFDAMGTILGVGDEAKLTKPDGTFPGINRVLLIDGLAVASGGATSSSATTCFVESTAGVGEGARTGLANVVTGGLFTVSLFLTPLATMVPSQAATPALVAVGFLILAGSVRDIDWSDFTIAVPAFMAMVMMPFTYSITNGIGIGFVSFCVLRLATGRGRGVPAAMYAVSAVFVFYYAMPALGLT encoded by the coding sequence ATGACCACCTCGGCACCCCCCGCGGCCCCCACCGGCGGCATCGACCGCTTCTTCAAGATCTCGGAACGCGGTTCGACCGTGGCCCGCGAGGTCCGGGGCGGCTTCGCGACCTTCTTCGCGATGGCCTACATCATCGTGCTGAACCCGATCATCCTCGGCAGCGCCAAGGACATGTACGGGCACCAGCTCGACGGCGGCCAGCTGGTCACCGCCACCGTCCTGACGGCCGCCTTCTCCACCCTCCTCATGGGTGTCATCGGCAACGTCCCGATCGCCCTGGCCGCGGGCCTCGGCGTCAACACCGTCGTCGCCCTCCAGCTCGCCCCGCGGATGAGCTGGCCCGACGCCATGGGCATGGTGGTCCTGGCCGGCTTCGTGGTGATGCTGCTGGTCGCCACCGGTCTGCGCGAGCGGGTCATGAACGCCGTCCCGACCGGCCTGCGCAAGGGCATCGCGATCGGCATCGGCCTGTTCATCATGCTGATCGGCCTGGTCGACTCCGGCTTCGTCACCCGCATCCCGGACGCCGCCCACACCACGGTCCCGCTCCAGCTCGGCGGCAACGGCCACCTGCACGGCTGGCCCGTCCTGATCTTCGTCGTCGGCGTGCTGCTCACGATCGCGCTGCTGATCCGCAAGACGCCCGGCGCGATCCTGATCTCCATCGTCGCCATGACCGTCGTCGCGGTCGCGGTGCAGCTGGTCGCCGACCTGCCGGACCTCGCCTGGGGCCTGACCGTCCCGCAGTGGCCGGGCAACCCCGTGGCCGCCCCCGACTTCGGGCTCGTCGGCCAGGTCAGCCTCTTCGGCGGCTTCGGCAAGGTCGGCGTGCTCACCGGCATCCTCTTCGTCTTCACCGTCCTGCTGTCCTGCTTCTTCGACGCGATGGGCACCATCCTCGGCGTCGGCGACGAGGCCAAGCTGACCAAGCCCGACGGCACCTTCCCCGGCATCAACCGGGTCCTGCTGATCGACGGCCTGGCCGTCGCCTCCGGCGGCGCGACCTCGTCCTCCGCCACCACCTGCTTCGTGGAGTCCACCGCGGGCGTCGGCGAGGGCGCCCGTACGGGCCTGGCCAACGTGGTCACCGGTGGCCTGTTCACGGTCTCGCTGTTCCTGACCCCGCTGGCCACGATGGTCCCCTCGCAGGCCGCCACCCCCGCCCTCGTCGCGGTCGGCTTCCTGATCCTGGCCGGCTCGGTCCGGGACATCGACTGGAGCGACTTCACCATCGCCGTCCCGGCCTTCATGGCCATGGTGATGATGCCGTTCACGTACTCGATCACCAACGGCATCGGCATCGGCTTCGTGAGCTTCTGCGTGCTGCGCCTGGCCACGGGCCGGGGTCGCGGGGTCCCGGCCGCGATGTACGCCGTCTCGGCGGTCTTCGTCTTCTACTACGCGATGCCGGCCCTGGGGCTCACGTAA
- a CDS encoding MarR family winged helix-turn-helix transcriptional regulator gives MPDLSHGDDAAAVNDLRSAVMRLGRRLKHQRVDESLSPTEMSVLGTLARCGQATPGELARKEHVQPPSMTRIVALLEAKGLVRLEPHPDDRRQKVVSQTEVAEAMLEESRRKRNAFLAGLAAELTEDEWAKLRAAAPVLEKLAHL, from the coding sequence ATGCCCGACCTCTCCCATGGCGACGACGCTGCCGCCGTGAACGACCTGCGCTCCGCCGTGATGCGGCTGGGCCGACGCCTGAAGCACCAGCGCGTCGACGAATCGCTGAGCCCGACCGAGATGTCGGTCCTCGGCACCCTCGCCCGCTGCGGCCAGGCCACCCCCGGTGAGCTCGCCCGCAAGGAGCACGTCCAGCCGCCGTCGATGACCCGCATCGTCGCGTTGCTGGAGGCCAAGGGACTGGTCAGGCTGGAACCGCATCCCGACGACCGCCGCCAGAAGGTGGTCAGCCAGACGGAGGTGGCCGAGGCGATGCTCGAAGAGAGCCGCCGCAAGCGCAACGCCTTCCTGGCCGGGCTCGCCGCAGAGCTCACCGAGGACGAATGGGCCAAGCTCCGCGCCGCCGCCCCCGTCCTGGAGAAGCTCGCGCACCTATAG
- a CDS encoding MFS transporter, producing the protein MSTGTGGNSAPGHLPTPQTPSGTRGPGTRSHSTFSSLKIRNYRLFAAGQVVSNTGTWMQRIAQDWLVLSLTGSASAVGVTIALQFLPMLLFGLYGGVLADRLPKRPLLIATQTAMGLTGVALAALTLAGHVQVWHVYLAAFLLGLVTVVDNPARQTFVSEMVGPAQVANAVSLNSANFQSARLVGPAIAGVLITAVGSGWAFLLNGLSFAAPIAALLMMRTRELYAVEPRPRAKGQLREGLRYVAGRPELVWPIVLVGFIGTFGFNFPIWLSAFVDDVFHADAGTYGLFNTLIAAGSLAGALLAARRGNTRLRVLVTAAVLFSALLLVTASAPGFWLFAVLLVPVGMFGLTVNVVANSSVQMATDPEMRGRVMALYMMVFTGGTPVGAPLVGWITDTYGARLGMAAGGLVSLAAAVAVGLILRRVGNLRLSLNRNGLTFVPATPQRELAPAA; encoded by the coding sequence TTGAGTACCGGAACCGGAGGGAACTCCGCACCCGGCCACCTACCCACCCCCCAGACCCCGAGCGGGACCAGAGGACCGGGCACCCGCTCGCACTCGACGTTCAGCTCGCTGAAGATCCGGAACTACCGGCTCTTCGCCGCAGGCCAGGTCGTGTCGAACACGGGCACCTGGATGCAGCGCATCGCGCAGGACTGGCTGGTCCTCTCCCTGACCGGCTCCGCGTCCGCCGTGGGCGTGACCATCGCCCTGCAGTTCCTGCCGATGCTGCTGTTCGGCCTCTACGGAGGCGTCCTCGCGGACCGGCTGCCCAAGCGGCCGCTGCTGATCGCCACGCAGACCGCGATGGGCCTGACCGGCGTCGCGCTCGCCGCGCTCACCCTGGCCGGACACGTCCAGGTGTGGCACGTCTACCTCGCCGCGTTCCTGCTCGGCCTGGTCACGGTCGTGGACAACCCGGCCCGGCAGACCTTCGTCTCCGAGATGGTCGGCCCCGCGCAGGTCGCCAACGCGGTCAGCCTGAACTCCGCGAACTTCCAGTCCGCGCGGCTGGTCGGCCCGGCGATCGCCGGCGTGCTGATCACCGCCGTCGGCTCCGGCTGGGCCTTCCTGCTGAACGGGCTGTCGTTCGCGGCGCCGATCGCCGCGCTGCTGATGATGCGCACCCGCGAGCTCTACGCGGTCGAGCCGCGGCCGCGCGCCAAGGGACAGCTGCGTGAGGGCCTGCGCTACGTCGCCGGCCGGCCCGAGCTGGTCTGGCCGATCGTCCTGGTCGGCTTCATCGGCACCTTCGGCTTCAACTTCCCGATCTGGCTGTCGGCCTTCGTCGACGACGTCTTCCACGCGGACGCGGGCACGTACGGCCTGTTCAACACCCTGATCGCGGCCGGCTCCCTGGCCGGCGCCCTGCTGGCCGCCCGGCGCGGCAACACCCGGCTGCGGGTGCTGGTGACGGCGGCGGTGCTGTTCTCCGCCCTGCTGCTGGTGACGGCCTCCGCGCCCGGCTTCTGGCTGTTCGCGGTGCTGCTGGTGCCGGTCGGGATGTTCGGGCTGACGGTCAACGTCGTGGCGAACTCCAGTGTCCAGATGGCCACCGACCCCGAGATGCGGGGCCGGGTGATGGCCCTCTACATGATGGTCTTCACCGGCGGCACCCCCGTCGGCGCCCCGCTGGTCGGCTGGATCACCGACACCTACGGGGCCCGGCTGGGCATGGCCGCGGGCGGGCTGGTCTCCCTGGCGGCCGCGGTGGCCGTGGGCCTGATCCTGCGCCGCGTGGGCAACCTGCGGCTGAGCCTGAACCGCAACGGCCTCACGTTCGTCCCGGCGACCCCGCAGCGCGAGCTCGCCCCGGCGGCGTAG
- the serC gene encoding phosphoserine transaminase, translating into MAEIQIPADIKPADGRFGAGPSKVRTEALDALAATGNSLLGTSHRQAPVKNLVGSVRQGLRDLFSLPEGYEVILGNGGSTAFWDIATAGLIERKSQHLTFGEFSSKFAKAAKLAPWLDEPSVISSEPGTHPEPVAEAGVDVYAYTHNETSTGVAAPIKRVAGADAGSLVLVDATSGAGGLPVDITETDVYYFAPQKSFASDGGLWLAAFSPAALERAARVHASGRHIPEFFSLPTAIDNSLKNQTYNTPALATLFLLNQQLEWMNGQGGLEFTTSRTAASAANLYGWAEASKYAGPFVQDADKRSAVIGTIDFDDEIDAAAVAKVLRANGIVDTEPYRKLGRNQLRVAMFPAIDPADVQALTVCIDYVIERL; encoded by the coding sequence GTGGCTGAGATCCAGATTCCCGCTGACATCAAGCCCGCCGACGGACGCTTCGGCGCGGGCCCCTCCAAGGTGCGGACCGAGGCGCTGGACGCCCTCGCCGCCACCGGTAACTCCCTGCTCGGTACCTCCCACCGCCAGGCCCCGGTCAAGAACCTGGTCGGATCGGTGCGCCAGGGCCTCCGGGACCTCTTCTCCCTCCCCGAGGGCTACGAGGTGATCCTGGGCAACGGCGGCTCCACCGCCTTCTGGGACATCGCGACCGCCGGCCTGATCGAGCGGAAGTCCCAGCACCTGACCTTCGGCGAGTTCTCGTCCAAGTTCGCCAAGGCCGCGAAGCTCGCGCCGTGGCTGGACGAGCCGTCCGTCATCTCCTCCGAGCCGGGCACGCACCCCGAGCCGGTGGCGGAGGCGGGTGTCGACGTGTACGCGTACACGCACAACGAGACCTCGACGGGTGTGGCGGCGCCCATCAAGCGCGTCGCGGGCGCCGACGCGGGTTCGCTGGTGCTGGTGGACGCGACCTCGGGTGCGGGCGGCCTGCCCGTGGACATCACCGAGACCGACGTCTACTACTTCGCCCCGCAGAAGTCCTTCGCCTCGGACGGCGGCCTGTGGCTGGCCGCGTTCTCCCCGGCCGCGCTGGAGCGCGCGGCGCGCGTGCACGCGTCGGGCCGGCACATCCCGGAGTTCTTCTCGCTGCCGACGGCGATCGACAACTCGCTGAAGAACCAGACGTACAACACCCCGGCGCTGGCCACCCTCTTCCTGCTGAACCAGCAGCTGGAGTGGATGAACGGCCAGGGCGGCCTGGAGTTCACCACCTCCCGTACGGCGGCCAGCGCGGCCAACCTGTACGGCTGGGCGGAGGCGTCGAAGTACGCCGGCCCGTTCGTGCAGGACGCCGACAAGCGCTCGGCGGTCATCGGCACGATCGACTTCGACGACGAGATCGACGCGGCGGCGGTGGCGAAGGTGCTGCGCGCCAACGGCATCGTGGACACCGAGCCGTACCGCAAGCTCGGCCGCAACCAGCTGCGCGTCGCGATGTTCCCGGCGATCGACCCGGCGGACGTGCAGGCGCTGACGGTGTGCATCGACTACGTGATCGAGCGCCTCTGA
- a CDS encoding FAD-binding and (Fe-S)-binding domain-containing protein, with protein sequence MDASNYRRVPVGVVAPRDAEDVAAALRVCADAGVPVVPRGGGTSIAGQATGVGVVLDLTRHMNALVSVDPAARTAVVQPGLVLDRLREAVRPYGLTFGPDPSTHSRCTLGGMIGNNACGAHSVAWGTTADNVAELAVTTYGGARHRLADGWAGAPPGLRELVAGNLAALRTGMAGGFSRRISGYGGLDALLPERGVRLARAFCGSEGTLGVVTEAVVRLVELPPAPALAVLGYPDESAAADAAAGLLPHGPLTVEGMAQDLVPDTAGLPRGGAWLFVETRDEGAARGLVRAADALDAVVVADPAAQRALWRIREDAAGTATRMPDGSMAWPGWEDCAVPPARLGAYLRAFRALLARHGLRGTPYGHFGEGCVHIRIDFDLASAAGVARYRSFSGELADLVVAHGGSLSGEHGDGQARAELLPRMYPPEVIDLFAAYKDVWDPAGGMNPGILVRPARLDDNLRFAVLPRTPFGNEVARCVGVAKCRSQETGGPAVMCPSYRATGEERHSTRGRARLLHEMLAGEIVRDGWRSPEVAEALDLCLGCKGCRSDCPVGVDMAAYKSEFLDRHWRGRPRPLSHYLLGGLPTWLRLIARLRAAGPVNAAGKVLRVPGLARERRLPEVAGVPFTRERRAATGEGRATTGEGRAATGEGPATTGERRAATREGRAAGAAAAPPRVTLWPDTFTNHLAPAAARAAVRVLASAGLSVTVPDGPVCCALTYVSTGRLTRARKVLRRTLDTLGEAAGPVLVLEPSCAAALRTDLPALLPDDPRAHRLAAAVRTFAETLEEYAPHWAPPRLDRPVAGQTHCHQHAVLGDGADRRLRERAGLTGELSGGCCGLAGNFGFEPGHHAVSVACAEEQLLPSLRSAAPGTAVLADGYSCRTQIAQLSGHRARHLAELLAEALPPDEQPM encoded by the coding sequence ATGGACGCCTCCAACTACCGGCGCGTGCCCGTCGGCGTCGTCGCCCCGCGCGACGCCGAGGACGTGGCGGCGGCGCTGCGGGTGTGCGCCGACGCCGGGGTCCCCGTCGTCCCGCGCGGCGGCGGCACCTCCATCGCCGGCCAGGCCACGGGGGTCGGCGTGGTCCTCGACCTCACCCGGCACATGAACGCCCTGGTGTCCGTGGACCCGGCCGCCCGCACCGCCGTGGTCCAGCCCGGACTCGTCCTCGACCGGCTGAGGGAGGCGGTCCGCCCGTACGGCCTGACCTTCGGCCCCGACCCGTCCACGCACTCCCGCTGCACCCTCGGCGGAATGATCGGCAACAACGCCTGCGGGGCCCACTCCGTGGCCTGGGGGACCACCGCCGACAACGTGGCCGAGCTGGCGGTGACCACGTACGGCGGCGCCCGCCACCGGCTCGCCGACGGCTGGGCGGGCGCCCCGCCGGGCCTGCGGGAACTGGTCGCCGGGAACCTCGCGGCCCTGCGCACGGGCATGGCCGGAGGGTTCTCCCGCCGGATCTCCGGCTACGGCGGCCTCGACGCCCTCCTCCCCGAACGGGGCGTGCGGCTCGCCCGGGCCTTCTGCGGCAGCGAGGGCACCCTCGGGGTGGTCACCGAGGCCGTGGTGCGCCTCGTGGAACTCCCGCCCGCGCCCGCCCTCGCGGTACTCGGCTACCCCGACGAGAGCGCCGCCGCCGACGCCGCGGCCGGGCTCCTGCCCCACGGGCCGCTGACAGTGGAGGGCATGGCGCAGGACCTCGTCCCCGACACCGCCGGGCTGCCCCGGGGCGGGGCCTGGCTGTTCGTGGAGACCCGGGACGAGGGAGCCGCGCGCGGCCTCGTCCGGGCCGCCGACGCCCTGGACGCGGTGGTGGTCGCGGACCCGGCGGCGCAGCGGGCGCTCTGGCGGATCCGCGAGGACGCCGCCGGCACCGCGACGCGCATGCCCGACGGGAGCATGGCCTGGCCCGGCTGGGAGGACTGCGCCGTCCCCCCGGCCCGGCTCGGCGCCTACCTGCGCGCGTTCCGCGCCCTGCTGGCCCGGCACGGGCTGCGGGGGACCCCGTACGGGCACTTCGGCGAGGGCTGCGTGCACATCCGGATCGACTTCGACCTGGCCTCCGCCGCGGGCGTGGCCCGCTACCGCTCCTTCTCCGGCGAGCTCGCCGACCTGGTCGTCGCCCACGGGGGCTCCCTGTCGGGGGAACACGGCGACGGCCAGGCCCGCGCGGAACTCCTGCCGCGCATGTACCCGCCGGAGGTGATCGACCTCTTCGCGGCCTACAAGGACGTCTGGGACCCGGCGGGCGGCATGAACCCCGGCATCCTCGTCCGCCCCGCCCGCCTGGACGACAACCTCCGCTTCGCCGTCCTGCCCCGGACCCCCTTCGGGAACGAGGTAGCCCGCTGCGTCGGCGTCGCGAAGTGCCGCTCCCAGGAGACGGGCGGCCCGGCGGTGATGTGCCCCTCGTACCGGGCCACGGGGGAGGAACGGCACTCCACGCGCGGCCGGGCACGGCTCCTGCACGAGATGCTGGCGGGGGAGATCGTCCGCGACGGGTGGCGCTCGCCGGAGGTGGCCGAAGCCCTCGACCTCTGCCTGGGCTGCAAGGGCTGCCGCAGCGACTGCCCGGTGGGGGTGGACATGGCCGCGTACAAATCGGAGTTCCTCGACCGGCACTGGCGGGGCCGCCCGCGCCCCCTGTCCCACTACCTCCTGGGCGGCCTGCCCACCTGGCTCCGGCTGATCGCCCGGCTGCGGGCGGCCGGGCCGGTCAACGCGGCGGGGAAGGTGCTCCGGGTACCGGGGCTGGCCCGGGAGCGGAGGCTGCCCGAGGTGGCGGGGGTGCCGTTCACCCGGGAACGGCGGGCGGCCACCGGGGAAGGGCGGGCGACCACCGGGGAAGGGCGGGCGGCCACCGGGGAAGGGCCGGCGACCACCGGGGAACGGCGGGCGGCCACCCGGGAAGGGCGGGCGGCCGGGGCGGCCGCGGCGCCACCCCGGGTCACCCTGTGGCCGGACACCTTCACGAACCACCTCGCCCCCGCCGCCGCCCGCGCCGCCGTCCGCGTACTGGCGTCCGCCGGCCTCTCCGTCACCGTTCCCGACGGCCCGGTCTGCTGCGCCCTGACCTACGTCTCCACCGGCCGCCTCACCCGCGCCCGCAAGGTCCTGCGCCGCACCCTGGACACCCTCGGCGAGGCCGCCGGCCCCGTCCTCGTCCTGGAACCCAGCTGCGCCGCGGCCCTGCGCACCGACCTCCCCGCCCTCCTCCCCGACGACCCGCGGGCCCACCGCCTCGCGGCGGCGGTCCGCACCTTCGCCGAGACCCTTGAGGAGTACGCCCCCCACTGGGCCCCGCCCCGCCTGGACCGGCCCGTCGCCGGCCAGACCCACTGCCACCAGCACGCCGTCCTCGGCGACGGCGCCGACCGGCGGCTGCGCGAGCGCGCCGGGCTCACCGGGGAGCTCAGCGGCGGCTGCTGCGGCCTCGCGGGCAACTTCGGCTTCGAGCCGGGCCACCACGCCGTCTCCGTCGCCTGCGCGGAGGAACAGCTGCTCCCCTCCCTCCGGTCCGCCGCCCCCGGCACCGCCGTCCTGGCGGACGGCTACTCCTGCCGCACCCAGATCGCCCAGCTCTCCGGCCACCGCGCGCGGCACCTGGCGGAGCTCCTTGCGGAAGCCCTCCCCCCGGACGAGCAGCCGATGTAA
- a CDS encoding EamA family transporter, with amino-acid sequence MPAASPSPTTTPATPATPATRTKPQSATPASRLKAARGGPGGRFGPVALVVAAGVSVQFGAALAVMIMPRAGAAGVVTLRLAAAALVLLLVCRPKVRGYTRSDWGTVLAFGVAMAGMNGLFYQSIDRIPLGPAVTLEVLGPLALSVLVSRRLVNLLWAGLALAGVALLSTHGGGGLGLGSLDPLGAAFAVGAGAMWAAYIVFSARTGRRFPQADGLALAMAVAAVISLPLGVAQSGSALLAPATLALGLGVAVLSSVLPYTLELLALRRLPAPTFAILMSLEPAIAATAGFLVLHQALSLLDALAIALVIAASMGAVRAQKS; translated from the coding sequence ATGCCCGCAGCCTCGCCCTCCCCCACGACAACCCCCGCAACCCCAGCGACCCCCGCCACCCGCACCAAGCCGCAGTCCGCCACCCCCGCCAGTCGGCTCAAGGCCGCCCGCGGCGGCCCCGGCGGCCGCTTCGGCCCGGTGGCCCTCGTGGTCGCGGCCGGGGTCTCGGTGCAGTTCGGCGCCGCCCTCGCGGTCATGATCATGCCGAGGGCGGGCGCGGCCGGCGTGGTCACGCTGCGGCTGGCGGCCGCCGCCCTGGTCCTCCTGCTGGTCTGCCGGCCGAAGGTACGGGGCTACACGCGCTCCGACTGGGGCACCGTCCTCGCCTTCGGCGTGGCCATGGCGGGCATGAACGGCCTCTTCTACCAGTCCATCGACCGCATCCCCCTGGGCCCGGCGGTCACACTGGAGGTCCTGGGCCCGCTGGCCCTCTCGGTCCTGGTCTCCCGCCGCCTGGTGAACCTCCTGTGGGCGGGCCTGGCCCTGGCCGGCGTGGCCCTCCTCTCCACCCACGGCGGCGGCGGCCTCGGCCTCGGCTCCCTCGACCCGCTCGGCGCCGCCTTCGCGGTGGGCGCGGGCGCGATGTGGGCGGCGTACATCGTCTTCAGCGCCCGCACCGGCCGCCGCTTCCCCCAGGCGGACGGCCTGGCCCTGGCGATGGCGGTGGCGGCGGTGATCTCCCTCCCCCTGGGCGTGGCCCAGTCGGGCTCCGCCCTCCTGGCGCCGGCCACCCTGGCCCTGGGCCTCGGCGTGGCGGTGCTCTCGTCGGTGCTCCCCTACACGCTGGAACTCCTGGCCCTGCGCCGCCTCCCGGCGCCGACGTTCGCGATCCTGATGAGCCTGGAGCCGGCCATCGCGGCCACGGCGGGCTTCCTGGTCCTCCACCAGGCCCTCTCCCTGCTGGACGCCCTGGCGATCGCCCTGGTCATCGCGGCGAGCATGGGCGCGGTACGGGCACAGAAGTCCTGA
- a CDS encoding CocE/NonD family hydrolase — protein MHPAAHSLYPDLDATALGAFAAALESGECAGLPPARAADVEAVRAVAVFSRGKVTGADGDLLEAALWRHTGSAPRPAVVMPAPWTDLGWLAYAVQASRFAVGGYDVLAYSPRGFAASEGHADFAGPLDVTDGRHALDHLLERAPGPVTRIGFLGVSYGAGIAQLVAAHDARVDAVAALSGWGDLGEVLREHSTRRTAAVHALLTAAPRARLSRPAQRALENVLAGRDLHESLAWAEPRSPFTHLKELGRRQVAVFCAHAWHETLFPAGQVLRMFQELGGPKRIDLSIGDHCGPETTGLTGLPNRIWTDAQRWFGHHLRGDGNGIDGEGEVLSEVMWSRALEPSPTWPVPTRHIRRLHLTGTGELADRPDPGWAAGVLCGVAAPVAVAEAVARSGSAELAGRPSSYPAAAVMDRTAAAVWTAAPAPDTTRLRGTPRLRVTYRAANSGSTFVAYLLDLAPDGSARLITHAPFSDLDAPPDSLISADIDLQPTAYDLPPGHRVMLALTPRDPLYADANLPRATLSFTSPEPTPSYVELPVG, from the coding sequence GTGCACCCAGCTGCCCACTCGCTCTACCCCGACCTCGACGCCACCGCCCTCGGCGCCTTCGCCGCCGCCCTCGAAAGCGGGGAGTGCGCCGGACTGCCGCCCGCGCGCGCCGCCGACGTCGAGGCCGTGCGGGCCGTCGCCGTCTTCAGCCGGGGCAAGGTCACCGGCGCCGACGGTGACCTCCTCGAAGCCGCGCTCTGGCGGCACACCGGGTCCGCGCCCCGGCCGGCGGTCGTGATGCCCGCCCCCTGGACGGACCTCGGCTGGCTCGCGTACGCCGTCCAGGCCTCCCGGTTCGCGGTGGGCGGCTACGACGTCCTCGCCTACAGCCCGCGCGGGTTCGCCGCCTCCGAGGGCCACGCCGACTTCGCCGGACCCCTCGACGTCACCGACGGCCGCCACGCCCTGGACCACCTCCTGGAGCGCGCCCCCGGCCCCGTCACCCGGATCGGCTTCCTCGGCGTCTCGTACGGCGCCGGCATCGCCCAGCTCGTCGCCGCGCACGACGCCCGCGTCGACGCGGTGGCGGCGCTCAGCGGCTGGGGCGACCTCGGCGAGGTGCTGCGGGAGCACTCCACCCGCCGCACCGCCGCCGTCCACGCCCTGCTCACGGCCGCCCCCCGGGCCAGGCTGAGCCGGCCGGCGCAGCGCGCCCTGGAGAACGTCCTCGCGGGCCGGGACCTCCACGAGAGCCTGGCGTGGGCGGAGCCGCGCTCACCGTTCACGCACCTCAAGGAGCTGGGACGGCGCCAGGTGGCGGTCTTCTGCGCCCACGCCTGGCACGAGACCCTCTTCCCCGCCGGGCAGGTGCTGCGGATGTTCCAGGAGCTCGGCGGGCCCAAGCGCATCGACCTGTCCATCGGTGACCACTGCGGCCCCGAGACGACCGGCCTGACCGGACTGCCGAACCGGATCTGGACGGACGCCCAGCGCTGGTTCGGCCACCACCTCCGCGGGGACGGCAACGGCATCGACGGGGAGGGCGAGGTCCTGTCCGAGGTGATGTGGAGCCGGGCCCTCGAACCCTCCCCCACCTGGCCCGTCCCCACCCGCCACATCCGCCGCCTGCACCTCACCGGCACCGGCGAACTGGCCGACCGGCCCGACCCCGGCTGGGCGGCGGGCGTACTGTGCGGGGTCGCGGCCCCGGTGGCCGTCGCGGAGGCGGTCGCCCGCTCCGGGTCCGCGGAACTGGCGGGCCGGCCCAGCTCCTACCCGGCCGCCGCCGTCATGGACCGCACGGCGGCCGCCGTGTGGACCGCCGCCCCGGCCCCGGACACCACCCGCCTGCGCGGCACCCCGCGCCTGCGCGTCACCTACCGGGCCGCGAACTCCGGCTCCACCTTCGTCGCGTACCTCCTGGACCTGGCGCCCGACGGCTCGGCCCGCCTGATCACCCATGCCCCGTTCAGCGACCTCGACGCCCCGCCGGACAGTCTGATCAGCGCGGACATCGACCTCCAGCCCACCGCGTACGACCTCCCGCCGGGCCACCGCGTCATGCTGGCGCTGACCCCCCGAGACCCCCTCTACGCGGACGCCAACCTCCCCCGCGCCACCCTGTCGTTCACCTCCCCGGAGCCGACGCCTTCGTACGTGGAGCTGCCGGTGGGGTGA
- a CDS encoding TIGR03084 family metal-binding protein produces MPEPSVVAVFADLREEGRELDSLVGGLAASEWARPTPAEGWSVAHQIAHLHWTDRAALLALTDAEGFAREVEAALKAPESFVDEGAEEGARLAPAELLARWRAGREALDRALAAASPDARFPWYGPPMKAASMASARLMETWAHGQDVADALGARRAPTARLRHVARIGVRARDYAYAVRGLAVPEGEFRVELTAPDGAGVWAYGPEDAGQRVTGPALDFCLLVTQRAHRADLALTAEGPDTDRWLDIAQAFAGPAGPGREPRGTR; encoded by the coding sequence GTGCCCGAGCCGTCCGTCGTCGCCGTCTTCGCCGATCTCCGCGAGGAGGGCCGTGAACTCGACTCCCTCGTAGGGGGGTTGGCCGCGTCCGAGTGGGCGCGGCCGACGCCCGCCGAGGGGTGGAGCGTCGCCCATCAGATCGCGCACCTGCACTGGACCGACCGGGCCGCGCTGCTCGCGCTCACCGACGCCGAGGGGTTCGCACGGGAGGTGGAGGCGGCCCTCAAGGCGCCGGAGTCCTTCGTGGACGAGGGGGCGGAGGAAGGGGCGCGGCTGGCGCCCGCCGAGCTGCTGGCGCGGTGGCGGGCCGGGCGGGAGGCGCTGGACCGGGCCCTGGCCGCCGCTTCGCCCGACGCCCGTTTCCCCTGGTACGGGCCCCCGATGAAGGCCGCCTCCATGGCGAGCGCCCGGCTGATGGAGACCTGGGCGCACGGCCAGGACGTCGCCGACGCGCTCGGCGCGCGGCGGGCCCCGACCGCCCGGCTGCGGCACGTCGCGCGGATCGGGGTGCGGGCGCGGGACTACGCGTACGCCGTGCGCGGACTCGCGGTGCCGGAGGGGGAGTTCCGGGTGGAGCTCACCGCCCCGGACGGGGCCGGGGTGTGGGCGTACGGGCCCGAGGACGCCGGGCAGCGGGTCACCGGGCCCGCGCTGGACTTCTGCCTGCTGGTCACCCAGCGCGCCCACCGCGCCGACCTCGCCCTCACCGCCGAGGGCCCCGACACCGACCGCTGGCTGGACATCGCCCAGGCCTTCGCCGGCCCGGCGGGTCCGGGCCGCGAACCCCGGGGGACGCGGTGA